The Larus michahellis chromosome 9, bLarMic1.1, whole genome shotgun sequence genome contains the following window.
GAACCCGGCGCTCACCAACTCCTGCCGGGAGCTGATCTCCAGGTACGGGCGtgcggggggtggcagggagagggctgCGTTCTGAGGCTCCCGGTGTCCTGCTGGTGCCTGTGGTGAGTGCAAGCTCCcaggagaagaaaggggatgTCCGGGAGTCCCGTGCAGCCTGGGCATGCTGTGGGTGTCTGGGTGCTCCAGGTGCTCTCACTTTGTCCCTAGAGTGTTCCTGGCGCTGGTGGAGGAGGCGGAGGACCGGGGCGGTGTGGTCGCACAAGGAGGAGGCAAGGTGAGGGGACAGGACCCACTGTGCCTGCGCCACACAGTGGGGCTCTGGGGAGGGCTGTGGTCTGGCGGGGGATGGCACTGGCTCCCTCGTTCAGGAGATACGGGGAAGCTGGGGCTCCTCCGAGCTGGCTGCAGGACTGGCTGCTGTGTCTGCGCCTGCAGGCTCTCATCCCGCTGTCCCTGGAGGGCACCGAGGTGGGGCAGACCAAGGCAGCTCAGGCCCTGGCCAAGATCACCATCACCTCCAACCCGGAGATGGCGTTCCCTGGAGAGCGGGTGAGTGTCGCTGCTGTGGGCTGGGGGAGGGCTCTGCCAAGCAGGGGCCCTGTGGGGGCAGTCGGGGCTGCGCAGGGGCTTACGTGGGAGCAGCAGTGGACACAGACGTCCCCCCTCCGCACCGCAGGAACTGCTGGCACGAGTATGCCCTTCCCTGGGGAGCGGGAGGTGGCAAGACCCCTGGTGTTCCCCACAAGGGCCCCATGGCCTAGACCTGGCCACAGGAGCCGCTCTGCCTTTGGGCTGGGCTCGGGGCTCCCTGCACCCCCTGCTCCACAGGGTGCAGAGTCCTTGCCCCTCGCTCAGGGCTtgagccctgccctgctctctgcgcAGATCTACGAGGTGGTCCGACCCCTGGTAAGCCTTCTGCACCTTCAGCGCTCAGGCCTGGAGAACTTCGAGGGGCTGATGGCGTTAACCAACCTGGCTGGCATCAGCGAGAGGCTGCGGTAGGGGCCAGCGGAGCTGGACTgggcgggaggggagagggggccTGTGTGTCCCTGTCTGTGCCGGAGGTGTGCTGGCCTGGGCAGGGAGTGCTCACGCACGCCCCGCCGCAGGCAGAAGATCCTGAAGGAGAAGGCTGTGCCCATGATCGAGGGGTACATGTTTGAGGAGCACGAGCTGATCCGGCTGGCTGCCACGGAGTGCATGTGCAACATGGCCATGAGCAAGGAGGTGAGGACCAGGCCGGGGTGGGCCGGGCCTCTGCCGGGGCTGCTGGCCCCCGTACCCCCActgcccccttctcctcctcctcctcctcctcctcctatgCAGGTGCAGGAGCTGTTCCTGGCCGAGGGCAGTGACCGGCTGAAGCTGATGGTCCTGTACAgcggggaggaggatgagaagcTGCGGCGGGCAGCCTCGGGGACCCTGGCCATGCTGactgccctgcacccccccatcTGCAAGCGCATCCCCCAGGTGGTGAGTACACAGCGGTGGGGTTGGGGCACCTGGCATGCCTGGGACAGCACCCAGGGTCCCATATAACCTCTCCTGTGTCCCAGCACTGGCCCTGGGCGACGGAGCAACCCGTGCTGGCCTCAGCCTGACTCTGAGCCAGGGCTGAGGGTCTTGGGGGCCATCAGGGTGGTGGGGAGCTGGCCCCCCTCTCGTAGGGGGCAGTGCTGAGGGTGGCCCCGTTCCCCCGCAGACGGTGCACTGGCTGGAGATCCTGCAGGCCCTGCTGCTGAGCCCCAGCGTGGAGCTGCAGCACCGCGGGGCCGTGGTGGTGATGAACATGATGGCGGCCGAGCGGGAGGTGGCTGAGCAGCTCATGGCTAGCGAGATGCTGGAGATCCTCTCGGTGCTGGCCAAGGACAAGGACAAGCCGCGCGTGGCCCAGGCGGCCAAGGATAGCCTGGCGCAGGCGGTGGCTTACGGCCTCATCAAGCCTAACCCCGGCCAGGAGTGAGGGCCGGCCGGGGCCGAGCACGCTGCGTGggctggtttcactgctgctccgGCACCGCCGTCCCCGgccggggacacagggacacggctGCCCAGGGGCGCTGGCACGCTGCTGCCCCGGGGACACGgctgccgccccggggccggggggaggatgGGGCTCGCCGCTGCCACCACCACCGTCTGCCTTAACCGGGGGGGCCGGCCCGGGGCCCTGCGCCGCTGGGCCCGGTATGGCGGGGGGGCCCGCCCGGTGTCACCGCACTAAAGCTGCTCTTGGACCACGGCCCGGCCTCTGTCTgtccctccctccgccgcccggtcccggccccgcccgcccggtcccggccccgcccgcccggtcccggccccgcccgcccggtcccggccccgcccgcccggcccaggccccgcccgcccggcccagGCCCCGCCCGCCCGGTGCTGGCTCCGCCCGCCCGGTGCtggccccgcccgcccggcccaggtcccgcccgccccgccatggcggctccgcgccgcgccTGGCTCGTCTTCGGCTTCAGcacggaggaggcggcgggggagccgggcccgggcccggggccgcggcggctgGAGTCGGGCCCCGAGGGGATCCGCCGCCTGTGGCCCGCCTGGAGCTACCTGGTGGTGGAGACCGGTGAGCGCCCGCCGGGTGCCCGGTtcccccgcgctgccccggcgcggcggggccccgTTCCCCGCTTCATCCCCCGCCGTCCCGGTCCGCCCCGTCCCCTGACGCCGGACCCCCGGGATGGAGCCCCCCAGTCTCCCGCAGCCCCGGTTCCCCCGGGATGTCCCCGccttccccctcccgcccggCGGTGCTGGTCCCCACgggacacgtgtgtgtgtgcgggggtcCCCGCGATGCCGGTGCTGCCGCGTGTCCCCGGGatgcgcccccccgccccccagcggTGACGGTCCCCCCCGGATGTCCGCGTCCCCTGAGGTGCTCCCCCCTCCTCGGCGGTGCCAGTCCCCCCGGGATGttccccccgctcctccccgcgCCGGTCCCCCTGGGAAGTCCCCGTCCCTCCGGGATGTCGCGTCGTCCCCCCGCAGTGCCGGTGCCCCCGggatgtcccagtgtccccctaGTGTCGGTCTCCCCGGGaagtccctgtgtcccctccagtGCCGGTCccccccccctgtccccatcgccctgggatgtccccgtgtccccccagtgccGGTCTCCCCGGGACgtccccgtccgtccccccccattaccggtccccccctccccgcccctcggGATGTCCCGGTGTCCCCCTAGTGTCGGTCTCCCCGGGaagtccctgtgtcccctccagtgccggtccccccctccctgtccccatcgccctgggatgtccccgtgtccctccggTGCCCGTCCCCCCGGGATGTCCCCTTCTCCGCCCGCTCCCCCCCGTCCCGTGCCGGTCTCCCCTCCCCGACCCTCgggatgtccccgtgtccccccagtgccGGTCTCCCCGGGAAgtccccgtccgtccccccccattaccggtccccccctccccgccccgcgcccgggcGCTGACGGCGCGGCTGCGGCAGGCGCGGGGCTGGAGCTGCGGagcgcggggctgcggcggcggctgcggggctgggccgAGGCGCTGCCCTCCGAGACGCACCTGGtgctgcggggcccggcgggggcgcgcgcctggcggcgggcggcggcgctgcggggcgAGCTGCGGGGGGAGCCCGCCTGGAGCCGGGCCCTGCCGCCGGaaccccgccgccccccgccgctgccgctgctgcccggcGGCGGCTTCGCCACCCCGCGGCCGCCCTTCTTCGCCCCGCTGCCCGCGGGGGTGCGCGCCCGCCGGCTCGCCCTGGGCCACGAACACGCCCTGGCGCTGGGCGACGCCGGGCAGGTCCACGCGTGGGGCGGCGGCAGgtgagcgcggggcggggggcgcggacACAGGGTACCCACCGCGGGAAGGGCGCCAGGGACGGGGTGGGGACGGGAGCGGTGCGGGGGGTATGACGGGGAcgcgggggggagcgggaggaggggggcagcggggtcGGGGGGCGGTCGGGAGGGAAGGCTGCGGCAGGCGGGGCCGAGGGGATGCGGGGAGGGGACGAAGAGAGAACGTTGTGGGGGGGCAAAAAGGAcgctggggaggatggggggataCGGGAGGGGATGCGGGGGATGCAGATGAGAGGATGTTGGGGGTCACCTCAGGGGCTGAGTCCCCCCCCCCGCATTAGCTTGCAGGCTCAAGGTTCAAGTCTCTGTAGTGCTGATTAGTCAACACAGTAAAATAACGTAATGAAGCAATTACCCAATCAGTAAACTAATTGACTAGTGAACACACCGCTCATCGCTTCATGATCCTGTTAGTCTTCATGCTGTAATTATTGAGCTACAATTAATAACTCTTAAGCGATGTTGATTACATACAACTGTTGTTACagccctttctcctttccctcctgcacCGCCTGGTGTTAGAGCGCAAGTCTGTCCCTCCTTACCTTGCCACGCTGCCTGGTGCCAGggacggggggctggggggcgcagAGGGGCtcagggccggggctggggggtgcggcAGGGCCaggggtgttggggtgcaggCCCATCCCTCCTTACCCTCCTGCATCACTTGGCGTCAGGGTGCGAGTCTATCTTGGCTCGGCTCCCCCATACCACCTCTTCAGCCCAGCGGTGCGATGGGGGGCCGGTGGGTCATCCCCGATACTCTGCCCTGTTGGGCCCGGTTTTGCTACTTGTACCCAAATTTGACACGTCTCACACTGTCACTAAGCAATCTCAGGCTCCTCCATCATTGCTGATGGGTGTGCTCTTGCTGGAGGGTGCTCCCAGACATACCCCCCCCACCCACCGCAcctcccccagctgcctgcctcttccccccctgcccccccccccactgcacaGTGTGTCCCCCTGCGCCCATGGCCGGTCCCTCTGAGTGCCAGcacgtcccccccacccccccagtgcaGGCAGCCTGGGTCACTGCTTCTGGGGTGTGCTGGCCCTGCCAAGCCCCCCCGGTCCCCACGCACCCCTCCCACCCTCACTGGCCCATGggcccccaggcagccccctcTCCTCTGTCGGTggtggggctgcagctcctgtggGTTCTTCTGGCTTGTGGCCCTGCCAGGGCAGCCTCTGAGGACACTCAGGTCTCTCTGGGTGACCACTGGGGTCCCTGCAAGTCCCTTCTGGGTGAAGCTGCTGCAGGTTTTAGGGTAACCAGACAAgtaacacccccccccaccccacccccgccggGTCTGGCCCCCTGCACTGCCCCTGTTGTACCCAGCACTATGGTGCAGGATGATAAAGGTCAGTGGCTGCAGCACTGTGGGAAAGCGATGGCAGATCAGTGAGGAGGACGGTAAACACGCACAAGGGACTCGCGTGCGCGGTGCTGGAAAACTCATACATCACACtgttgtttagtcttatgtgctcGACAAGTAGAACGCCTGCACTGAGATAAAGCAGGCCTGGGAGGACTTGGGGCACCTTATCGACCATGCCTGAGATTCCTGCTCTGCTGTTGAAGACGAACAAAAtagagtggggggaaaaaaacaaaaccccacctcTGCCTGAATCATTGGCTTGCCCACGCGGGGAGGGTTTTCTCACACCTCAGCTTGTGGGTCCGGGGCCCATGGCCCTACCTGTCTTGTGTGCCTGCCGCATGAAATGCTCCTTGTGTCGGCTGGTGCCACCACCCCACACACAAGCCCAGCTTGCCCCCGGTGGGATCCCCTGGTTTCACTTTCAGGCTTGGGCCCCCCCCCGCTGCACCCCCGGCCTTTGGGACACGGCAGCGACTCGGGCAGGAGGGGCTTGGACGAGGGCTGGAGGGCAATGGGGTGCAGGAGATGATGGACGGATGGATGTCTGTCCGTGTGTCTCCCCACAGGCATGGGCAGCTCGGCCACGGGACGCTGGAGTCGGAGCTGCAGCCGCGGCTGGTGGAGGCGTTGGCGGGCGTGCCGATGCAGGCAGTGGCGGCTGGCGGGTGGCATTCGGCCAGCGTCAGTGGTGAGGGGCCATGCTGGGTGCGGGTGGTCGGGGCGGACGGCGGCAGGACCCGTCCCCGTGCTGGGGCTGTCCCATGCCCCTGGTGCCGGGGCAGCCCAGGGCCCGGTGCTGTGCCACACACGGTCAGTGCTGGTGCCCCCGGAGCACGCAGCCGCCGCCACGGCACGGTGCAGGGCTGAGCTCTGCTCCGGGGCCCGCCCCCGATGCTCCCCGTCCCGCAGAGGCCGGAGACCTCTATGTGTGGGGCTGGAATGAGTCGGGGCAGCTGGCTCTGCCCTCCAAGGCGCTGGCAGAAGAGCGGGTGCAGGACGGGGACGCGGGTGCAGGTGAGGATGCTGCCCGTCGGGCCCTGCGGATGCAGGCGGTGCCAGCAGCTCTCAGCGGGGCCCGGTCACTGCCGGGAGCTGAGGGTGGGCTCGTCCCCAGGGGACACCATGCTGACGCCCCGTCAGGAGCAGCCGGCTGCCGAGGGCACCGCGTTCATTTCCATCCAGGCGTTCCCGGCGTTGCTGGATCTGCCGCAGGACCTGGAGGTCACCGAGGTCAGCTGCGGGTCCCGGCACACGGCCGTCGTCACACGTGAGTGCCCGGCTCTTGCCAGCGGGGCGGCGGGTGGCACTGCGGCCCTTGGTGACGCATGGGGTGGCTGAGgggggccggggctccccgggagccagcagcccccggcgctgGCTGACGGGGGCCGTCTGTCCCCTTTGCAGGAGGCGGGGAGCTCTACACCTGGGGCTGGGGTAAGTGGTGCCTTTGCTCTGGGATGGACACCCCCCAGGACCAGCTTTTGTTTGCCGCTGCCTTACCCTTGGCTGCTATTACTTgtataatgatttattttatcGCTGTGAGGTTTCATAGCAGAGCTCTTCCGCGGGTTCCCAGCCGCAGCCGTTCGTACCGGGGTGCTCTCACATTTCCTCCCTGGTCCCCAAAGGCCTGGGGAGCCATCGCCCCGCGAGGGCCGAGGCCACACCGTGGCACGACTGTGGTGTCCGCAGGCAAATACGGGcagctgggacacggggacaacaGCAGCTCGGACCAGCCGCGCCGCGTCGACTACCTGGTGGCCGAGGGCTTGCAGGCGGAGGAAGTGGTGTGCGGGCCCTGGACCACCTACGTCCATGTGCTGGAGCCATGAGGGGCCCAaagtcccccccccaccccacggctgCTTGTGGCGAGGAAGACACGGGCGAGCTCTGCTCCTGCATGTCTGCTGGTgggaccggccccggcccggctctgtccccagggatggCGCCGGGGGCCCCTCAGGCCAGGATCAGCCGGGTTTAGCCCACGGTGAACTGAACTCAGCCcctggagctgggctggtgccTGACCCTGCCCGGGCTGCAGCTACGCAAGTGCTAAGGACAACCGAGGGATGGGCTGAACGTATTTATTACATCTGCTTTTCCATAAGGGCTGTGGTGGTGCTTTGTGCTGCGTACAAAGGATGTTTCCCGGCCCCTCTGGAGCCCCATCTGaccctctgccagcccctccagAGCCATTCCCGACCCTCCGccgctcccctgccccaccaggtCACCCCACGCACACACCAACAGCAGCGGCTGCGGACACGTATATTTATTATGCCCATGAACAGTATAGAAAGTCATAAAACAAGGGGACAGAACCTGGAGAATAAATAACAGCGAGTGGGGGCTGTAGTGATAACAAGGTGCAAATTAGACATAATCAGGgacagacacatacacacagaggtTTGTTAGTGAAAGTGCAAACAGGCCCCCGCGCGTGCCCAGGGCTGTCTCCCGCAGCTGAAGCAGGGGgagggcggcgggcagggggacaAGTTGCCCCCTTCACCATGGCAGGGAAGGTGTAACGCGTGCTCGGGCTCTCCCCAGcgcaggctctgccctccccggctcagggatggggcaggggggtggcggggccagcagggctgcaggaggatgcCCGGTCAGGTTCGCTGCtcctcccaggctgctgctcacccccagggaccccccccagcctcccaggtaaggaaaaaaagctaAGCCTGTAGGGGAGAGGCAGCCCTTACTGGAGTAAGCATGCTTTGATGTTGAAAAAGGAAGATGCTGATGGACAACAGCTACAGAaacatggaggggaaaaagagccTGTGACAAAAGGCACTGAGGCCAGCTCTCTGAAATAGTCCTGTCTGTCCCCGAGGATGCCCAGCAAGGCCGAGTCCCCGCAGCCAAGCACCAACGCTCGCCCCAGCCAGACGGGCTGCAGCAGAAGCCAGCGCCCACCCCTGCGCTACCCTAACACGACCGCCTACTcaaatcttttattaaaaacattttcaataatTCCCCCAGTAAaagcagtatatatttttttccaaaaaaaaaaaaacgtcccGTGCAGGCCCTGCCCTGACAGGCAGGGAGCCCCTGCCCCGCAGAGCCAGGCTGGCCCGAGAAACACCTGGGAGCCAGGAGAGGTTAACCCCGCAGCACGGggctcctggggcaggggtgCGCCGTGCTCTGCCGGAGCGGGGACTCACTACCACTACGAGCAGCTGGAGCGGCAGGCGGGAGCTCAGCAGAAGGCATTGGTGGTGGTGGAGTTCAGGACACAGGAGCCGTCAGAGTTGGACGCCTTTGAAAATTTACGCTGCGGAAACAAGAAGCGGGAGACGGGGATGAGGTGAGagagggggcagcagggagagagctgCTGCTCCGTGACTCTCTAGGAAAGCAGGAACGGCTCCAGGACACCAAAGAGGGCAACCAGGCTGGTCCTACTTGCTTCTTTGGGCTCCCAACCCCGGCTTGCTTCAGAAGAGAGCACGAAAGCGTGAGCATtgagcagctgagaaagaactcCGAGCCCCTCAGCTTCCCAGAGGCAGGAGTAGGTGTTGCCCAAACACACGGAAGGGACGCTCGTGGCTTTCTAGTGGCAGAAGATGTTAAACTTGGGCTCAGCCCATCCTAATGGAAGGGCAGAGGCCAGTGAAAGACCTCCGTCGAGCCAGCGCTGGCAAAGCCCCATCCATTGGCAGAAAGCACCCCCCGTCAGCAGTCggggcaccccccagccccactgcagagACCAGCCCAAAAGGAGGGGCAGATGCCGGGGTCCCTTTGGAGGCTCAGCTCGGGGGGACAGCAAGCAGCATCCCACAGGAGCGTGTGCCTGATGAGCCCCCgcaagcagcagaaaaaggcttCCCCTGCCTGGGGGGCGGGGCAGGAgacacccccccggccctgtCCCACTGCAGGGGTTAGGACAGGGATagagcgctgctgctgctgccagctgcccaGGCCACAGCCCCTGGAAAGGCTGGgaaccacccccacccccaggacACGCTGCATCAACAGACTCGGGCCTCGGGGGCAGGGGGAGACTTTGCTCAAGCAGCTGGAGACAGACCCACGGCGGGAGAGGGGCTGCGTCACTGccggggggctgctgcagggccacAGCGGGCTTtgcccctgcctggggctgggaggtgtcCCCCACACCAGGGTTTCTCCTGTGCGTTGCCCTCCCCACGGAGCTGCTCAGGGCCTTTGTGTGACACGAGCAGTGCTTGGCCTCAGCCCCCAGACCTCAATTTTAAGTTCTTGCCATAGAGCCAAGAGATCTGCTGCCGCGGGCACGGGCAGGAAGAGCCGCTGGTCGCAGGGACAGGGGGAGGGCGGTGCGGAGCCGAGCCCCTTGgggtgctctggcaggggggagCCCCCTGTGCTGCCCAGTGAGGGGGGGTGAGTTACCTCAAACTCGGAATAGGTGCTGGCAACAGAAATAATGCTGCGGTTATGCCGGCCAGGAGTTGTGGGGGTGCATCCACCGCCCACGTTGGCTCCGTTGGGCTGGGACATGTTCTCCTTGTTCTGCTCCCTGTGCCTGGGACGGGGCGGCTTCGCAGCCATGCAGTTGGGAGTCCGAGCCTGGCCAAACTATGGGAAGAAGTGACAGTTAGATGGGACACAAGAATCAAGTAGACAGAGCTAGGAGAGCTGTGGCGCCTGTCCCTCTGCGGAGCCAGGAGAGTTTCAAGCTCCAGGAGCCCTCCGGGGTCTAGGGCCGAATTCTGATCCTGGAAACGTACAGCACCACACCCGCGTTTTGAAGGTCCCCCAAGCTGCAGGCTCAGCACAGAGGAACAGTTACGCTAGAAATATGGGCTGGAAGATTTCCCGAATGCTGTTActaccctcctcctcccccctcaggTCCCAGAAATATCCTGCCAGGATCACGgcagcccagcacagcaggcTACAGACTAACAGAGGCTTTTGCGCCCCAGGAGCttggcaggggaggcagggaagcaCAGCGAGAGAGCGGTTGGAGCTGTGCCGTCCCAGCTCACCCATCTCTTCCCCAGCCCAccctgctgggcagggaggcCCTGGAAAGCTCCTTACCTTCCCTCGGGAAGGTGGGAAACAAAACGTTGGCGAGTGGTAGGTGGTTCCCCCAAAAACTGAACGAACGGTGGCATTGGGTGTGACGCTGGAGATGGAAGTGCCATTGAGCTGAGGGGAAAAGCAGAGCACGCACATCACGGGAGGAACCAGCGGCTGCCCCGCGCCAGGGAAACCAAGGCGGAGGCCCCGGCTGCGCAGAGCCTTCTGCCTCCAGAGCACCACGGTGCGAGAGGCCGGTTGTCCCCAGGGAGGAGAGAGGTGCCCCTGGCCTGGGCCCTGCCCTGCTTCCACTACgctgccgcagccccccgagccctCCCCGCGGGACCGACACCTGCCTCGGCCAAGGCAGGGCTCTAATCTAAGGGCAGCGCTCAGCTCCCAGCACGTCTAAGCTGCTTCGCACAGACAGTTTACCTTCCTTACTTTGCCAAGCGTGTGGGGGCTGTGCATCCGACGCTTGGCGGGTGTCCGAGGGGTGCTTCCGTACATCATCTCTGCCTCAATCTGGCGGCTTTTCTTCAGTTGCTGCGCAAGAGATCCGCGCTTACAAAGGCGAGCAGGGGAGCGGCGCAGAGCCTCCCGCCGCTCGCCGCCAGGGGAAGGGCAGGCTCCCGCCCGCGGGCGATACCCTGCGGACAGCCTGCGGCACGGCCGAGCAGCCGCTATTTCAGCGGAGATTTACAGGAATCCAGAGCCAAGCAGGGGACAAGAACAGGGCTCAACACACACAGACGCTGACAGCAATGGACCCAGTCCCGCTGTCAGAGACAGGCGACCGCGTGCAGAGCCACTTGCGGGCAGGGAGCGAGAGGACAGCGAGCCCCCCGCAGCGCTGGGGCAGCTCCGCACCTGTACGGGGCACGGTCACCCACAGGCGGGTGGGCGCTCGACGCAGCGGGGGCTCCTCCGGGCCAGGAGGCGGCACGCTCAGCTGGGCACTCACCCGCTcctgtttctccttctctttctccaggtGGTACAGCTGCCACTGCTCCCTCACGAACTCCATGAACTGCTGTCCCTTCACCAGGAAAggtccctcctgctcctgctcccaggcCTGgactctgctctccagctgctcctgcagctgatGAGGACATGAGGGTACATGGAGAGGCAGCTCCACGGCCAGAGACAGCCCTTGCTGGCTCCAAGTGCTGGGCTTCCCCTCAGTCAGCAACAGGACGGCCTGCCCGGCACTACGGCTTCTGCTCCCGGGACGAACCTACCTTGGAAAGCGTCTTCAGCAGCTTTGCTCGCTGCTTCTCTTCTTTCAGCAGATTCCCCCCGCGGTTGGTGTAGCGACTGGGGTCAGTTGCTTTCCTCTAGGGCCGAAGGGAGGTCAGGAGAGAACCAAACACACCACCCGGTCCCGCAGCCCAGCCTACGCCCCGCAGGACACGGCCCCTGGAGGAAGCCATCCCTGCTGCGCAGCCCCCCGTCACAAACCACACTAGTGCTCCAGAAACAGCACCCCGCCGACCCACCGTATTTCCTAGTGCCTCCCTGGTCTTTCCCAGCAGCGCTCGGCACGTGGGAGCGGAGGCATGTGCTGCCCAGTGACCCACCACAGGGCCGGGCAGAGCGCCTTCCTGCACGGACAATACCTCCAGCTCCAGGAACAGCTTCCAGTTCTCCTCCCATTTCTGGACAGCCACAAACAGATCTTTGTGTGTTTCATAGTGGCTCTTCATCTTCTTCACCTCAGCATCGTGGAGCTCGAGCAGGGTCTCCGTATAGTCCTCTGGAGAGGATACAACAGCACATTCAGCAACGCTGAACCCCCCACGAACCCTCATGCAAACCCCTGTGtaaacccttgtgcaaaccccaTCCTGTGCTACTCCTCCTCCACCCCACGTCCCACCTCGGGAGGCCCCTGTGAGCTGAGGGCAGCCCTTCTCggcagcctgcagctcccacaggGGAGTCGGCGAGCAGAAAGAGCCAGCACCCACCATCATAATAGGGGCTGAAGTCTTCCCTCTGCTTCTGACCATAGAAGCACTTGTCCCAGTAGTCAGCCAGCTCTTCCCGGATTGCCTGAATCACAGATTTCATGTTCTGCAGCTTCAGCTCCTCCAGATGGTCCACTTCCAACTGCAGCTGCCAACAAGATTAGAGCACAGACTCAGATAAGGCAGCATGAGAAGAAAAGGAGCACAACAGGATTTATCTCTGTAAGGGGCGCTCGTAATTTCTCCTAAACGAAGCGGCCTGAAGAGACTTTTCGTGTCCCAAACACTCgcagtaccaggccttctgctcaaggaGCCGACAAAGCCAACACCTGCTTGTATCTTGTGAGAAAGAGAAAGACCAGTTTTAGAGAAACAGAACAGCCCTGTTTTTCATCCCGTGAAGGACGAGCTGTTTCTCCAAAAGAGAGGCCATGCCCAgtgttgacctttgcctcattatccatgaaatgcatattaaagttcacACCCTGCACACGCTAATGAAGATTATTGGGATCATGCTAAACATAAGTGACCATAGCTCTTGTCTCCCCACCCAAAAGGCACAGGAGGATCCTTACAGCTTTCCTGGTTTTGGTACTGGATCCAGTCATGTGCACCGCAGAAGACTCCCTCTCCTCCACAGGAACCTGCAGCCTTTCCCAAAGCAGAGTGATTCTGGAGCGCAGCTCGGTGCACGCAGCTTCGTTCTGGGATCGCTGGGCTTCCAGC
Protein-coding sequences here:
- the RCCD1 gene encoding RCC1 domain-containing protein 1 isoform X5: MAAPRRAWLVFGFSTEEAAGEPGPGPGPRRLESGPEGIRRLWPAWSYLVVETGAGLELRSAGLRRRLRGWAEALPSETHLVLRGPAGARAWRRAAALRGELRGEPAWSRALPPEPRRPPPLPLLPGGGFATPRPPFFAPLPAGVRARRLALGHEHALALGDAGQVHAWGGGRHGQLGHGTLESELQPRLVEALAGVPMQAVAAGGWHSASVSEAGDLYVWGWNESGQLALPSKALAEERVQDGDAGAGDTMLTPRQEQPAAEGTAFISIQAFPALLDLPQDLEVTEVSCGSRHTAVVTRGGELYTWGWGKYGQLGHGDNSSSDQPRRVDYLVAEGLQAEEVVCGPWTTYVHVLEP
- the RCCD1 gene encoding RCC1 domain-containing protein 1 isoform X3 produces the protein MAAPRRAWLVFGFSTEEAAGEPGPGPGPRRLESGPEGIRRLWPAWSYLVVETGAGLELRSAGLRRRLRGWAEALPSETHLVLRGPAGARAWRRAAALRGELRGEPAWSRALPPEPRRPPPLPLLPGGGFATPRPPFFAPLPAGVRARRLALGHEHALALGDAGQVHAWGGGRHGQLGHGTLESELQPRLVEALAGVPMQAVAAGGWHSASVSEAGDLYVWGWNESGQLALPSKALAEERVQDGDAGAGDTMLTPRQEQPAAEGTAFISIQAFPALLDLPQDLEVTEVSCGSRHTAVVTRGGELYTWGWGFIAELFRGFPAAAVRTGVLSHFLPGPQRPGEPSPREGRGHTVARLWCPQANTGSWDTGTTAARTSRAASTTWWPRACRRRKWCAGPGPPTSMCWSHEGPKVPPPPHGCLWRGRHGRALLLHVCWWDRPRPGSVPRDGAGGPSGQDQPGLAHGELNSAPGAGLVPDPARAAATQVLRTTEGWAERIYYICFSIRAVVVLCAAYKGCFPAPLEPHLTLCQPLQSHSRPSAAPLPHQVTPRTHQQQRLRTRIFIMPMNSIESHKTRGQNLENK
- the RCCD1 gene encoding RCC1 domain-containing protein 1 isoform X4, with translation MSPPSPSRPAVLVPTGHVCVCGGPRDAGAAACPRDAPPRPPAVTVPPGCPRPLRCSPLLGGASPPGMFPPLLPAPVPLGSPRPSGMSRRPPAVPVPPGCPSVPLVSVSPGSPCVPSSAGPPPLSPSPWDVPVSPQCRSPRDVPVRPPPLPVPPSPPLGMSRCPPSVGLPGKSLCPLQCRSPPPCPHRPGMSPCPSGARPPGMSPSPPAPPRPVPVSPPRPSGCPRVPPVPVSPGSPRPSPPITGPPLPAPRPGADGAAAAGAGLELRSAGLRRRLRGWAEALPSETHLVLRGPAGARAWRRAAALRGELRGEPAWSRALPPEPRRPPPLPLLPGGGFATPRPPFFAPLPAGVRARRLALGHEHALALGDAGQVHAWGGGRHGQLGHGTLESELQPRLVEALAGVPMQAVAAGGWHSASVSEAGDLYVWGWNESGQLALPSKALAEERVQDGDAGAGDTMLTPRQEQPAAEGTAFISIQAFPALLDLPQDLEVTEVSCGSRHTAVVTRGGELYTWGWGKYGQLGHGDNSSSDQPRRVDYLVAEGLQAEEVVCGPWTTYVHVLEP
- the RCCD1 gene encoding RCC1 domain-containing protein 1 isoform X1, with translation MSPPSPSRPAVLVPTGHVCVCGGPRDAGAAACPRDAPPRPPAVTVPPGCPRPLRCSPLLGGASPPGMFPPLLPAPVPLGSPRPSGMSRRPPAVPVPPGCPSVPLVSVSPGSPCVPSSAGPPPLSPSPWDVPVSPQCRSPRDVPVRPPPLPVPPSPPLGMSRCPPSVGLPGKSLCPLQCRSPPPCPHRPGMSPCPSGARPPGMSPSPPAPPRPVPVSPPRPSGCPRVPPVPVSPGSPRPSPPITGPPLPAPRPGADGAAAAGAGLELRSAGLRRRLRGWAEALPSETHLVLRGPAGARAWRRAAALRGELRGEPAWSRALPPEPRRPPPLPLLPGGGFATPRPPFFAPLPAGVRARRLALGHEHALALGDAGQVHAWGGGRHGQLGHGTLESELQPRLVEALAGVPMQAVAAGGWHSASVSEAGDLYVWGWNESGQLALPSKALAEERVQDGDAGAGDTMLTPRQEQPAAEGTAFISIQAFPALLDLPQDLEVTEVSCGSRHTAVVTRGGELYTWGWGFIAELFRGFPAAAVRTGVLSHFLPGPQRPGEPSPREGRGHTVARLWCPQANTGSWDTGTTAARTSRAASTTWWPRACRRRKWCAGPGPPTSMCWSHEGPKVPPPPHGCLWRGRHGRALLLHVCWWDRPRPGSVPRDGAGGPSGQDQPGLAHGELNSAPGAGLVPDPARAAATQVLRTTEGWAERIYYICFSIRAVVVLCAAYKGCFPAPLEPHLTLCQPLQSHSRPSAAPLPHQVTPRTHQQQRLRTRIFIMPMNSIESHKTRGQNLENK